One Patescibacteria group bacterium DNA segment encodes these proteins:
- a CDS encoding flippase, with product MAKSNLLHRIYAFLWQNHTLSQTVLKNTFWLGVSQIVGRLIRATIVIYAARVLGVANYGVFSYALAIIGFAAIFYDLGINGILTREATKNSAQRLNYLSNALLIKATLIIVLALIVSLGVPRFINNIDVIPILQIVVWLFVFNGLRDFCLAYIRSLEKMEYEAGINIVVNVSLVVLAWIMLLKGATPENLAIAYAASSGIGLVVAIGIIMRHLANPFRYYSYDLVKKIMMSAWPFALIGFFSAFLVYADSLMLGWMRSATDVGLYAAAQRPIQLLWAIPYIIAFSVFPVMSRLTKESGQKFGSVFKQALSATLLLALPLTMGSWIMGPQIIHFLYGNDYISSVMTFQILSISFIALFPAVIINYAIFAYDYQKKFIVYSVIGAVLNIILNLFMITKYGATGAAASTIISQIVTYSLMYLAVRKLIWRDITPQITKPLVATIITGVILWQLQQFNPQIYWSILIVLITYPALLIILKDQTVFKLKHIVADVNYHKSG from the coding sequence ATGGCTAAATCTAATCTCCTACATCGAATTTATGCTTTCCTCTGGCAAAACCATACCCTGAGTCAAACTGTTCTTAAAAATACGTTTTGGTTGGGCGTCAGCCAAATTGTCGGCCGACTGATTCGAGCCACTATTGTTATCTATGCCGCCCGGGTTTTAGGAGTAGCCAATTACGGCGTTTTTTCCTATGCTTTGGCTATTATCGGATTTGCCGCCATTTTTTACGACTTAGGAATCAATGGCATTCTCACGCGGGAAGCTACTAAAAATTCTGCCCAACGGTTAAATTACCTGTCGAATGCTTTATTGATTAAGGCCACACTGATTATAGTGCTCGCTCTGATTGTTTCTTTAGGAGTACCCCGTTTTATTAATAATATTGATGTTATACCCATTCTGCAGATTGTCGTCTGGTTGTTCGTTTTCAACGGCTTACGAGATTTCTGTCTTGCCTATATCCGCTCTTTAGAAAAAATGGAATACGAAGCCGGCATTAACATTGTAGTTAATGTTTCTCTCGTGGTACTCGCCTGGATCATGCTACTAAAAGGAGCTACCCCGGAGAATTTGGCTATCGCCTATGCTGCCAGCAGCGGCATCGGCTTAGTGGTCGCTATCGGTATCATTATGCGACACCTGGCTAATCCATTCCGGTATTATTCTTACGACCTGGTTAAAAAAATAATGATGTCAGCCTGGCCGTTTGCTCTGATTGGATTCTTCAGCGCCTTTTTGGTCTATGCCGACAGCTTAATGTTAGGGTGGATGCGATCGGCCACTGATGTAGGATTATACGCCGCCGCCCAAAGACCAATTCAGTTACTCTGGGCCATCCCTTATATTATTGCTTTCAGCGTCTTTCCGGTGATGTCACGGCTAACCAAAGAATCCGGGCAAAAATTTGGCTCGGTATTTAAACAGGCTTTATCCGCCACGCTGCTGCTCGCCCTGCCTCTGACCATGGGCAGTTGGATAATGGGGCCTCAAATCATTCATTTTCTTTACGGCAATGATTACATTAGTTCGGTAATGACTTTCCAGATATTATCAATATCCTTTATTGCTTTATTCCCAGCAGTAATCATTAATTATGCTATTTTTGCTTATGATTATCAGAAAAAGTTTATTGTTTATAGTGTGATCGGGGCGGTGTTAAATATCATTCTCAATTTATTTATGATCACAAAATATGGAGCGACCGGCGCCGCTGCGTCTACTATCATATCCCAGATCGTTACTTACTCTTTAATGTATCTGGCTGTGAGAAAATTGATTTGGCGCGACATTACTCCCCAAATCACCAAACCGTTAGTGGCCACAATTATCACCGGGGTAATCCTCTGGCAATTGCAACAATTTAATCCACAAATTTACTGGTCAATTTTAATCGTCCTGATTACTTATCCGGCCTTACTGATTATATTGAAAGATCAGACTGTCTTTAAACTGAAACACATCGTGGCTGATGTGAATTATCATAAATCAGGTTAA
- a CDS encoding MBOAT family O-acyltransferase, with protein MLFNSIDFAIFLPIVFVLYWFVTNKNLRLQNILIVSASFLFYGWWDWRFLLLLIGSIIVDYLVGLGLANQENSAKRKLFLWISIIAQIGLLGFFKYYNFFLASFIDAFTFFGADISANSLNIILPVGISFYTFQTLSYTIDVYRRKFAPTRDFIAFAAFVSFFPQLVAGPIERAANLLPQFYRSRTFDYAKATDGLRQMLWGLFKKIVIADNCAVYADMIFNNSANYSGSTLVLGALFFTFQIYGDFSGYSDIAIGTARLFGFDLMRNFAFPYFSRDIAEFWRRWHISLSTWFRDYVYIPLGGSRGSTWTKVRNILIVFLVSGLWHGANWTFVVWGALHATYFLPLLLLGKNRDHLDTVAPGKLLPSLKEVWAVSATFWLTVFAWIFFRAQNMHHALSFISQIFSKSLLTVPDFPMRLKALVVLVLVVGFLIVEWVGRGQQHALANLGGSLSRPLRWSVYLFIILIIIMYMAALGSPFIYFQF; from the coding sequence ATGCTGTTTAATTCCATTGATTTTGCCATATTCTTACCAATAGTTTTTGTTCTCTATTGGTTTGTTACTAATAAAAATCTCCGGCTTCAGAATATCTTAATCGTCAGCGCTAGTTTTCTGTTTTATGGCTGGTGGGATTGGCGTTTTCTGCTACTACTGATCGGCAGTATTATTGTTGATTATTTGGTTGGCTTAGGTTTAGCCAATCAGGAAAATTCCGCCAAACGCAAATTATTTTTATGGATAAGTATCATCGCCCAAATTGGTCTTCTGGGATTTTTCAAATATTATAACTTTTTCCTGGCTAGCTTCATCGACGCCTTCACTTTCTTCGGCGCAGACATCTCGGCCAATTCCCTAAACATAATTCTTCCGGTCGGAATCAGTTTTTATACCTTTCAGACGCTGAGTTACACGATCGATGTTTATAGGAGAAAATTTGCACCTACCCGGGACTTTATTGCCTTTGCTGCATTTGTTAGTTTCTTCCCTCAGTTGGTGGCCGGGCCGATTGAGCGAGCTGCTAATTTATTACCCCAGTTTTATCGCAGCAGAACCTTCGATTATGCCAAGGCGACCGATGGTCTAAGGCAGATGTTATGGGGATTGTTCAAAAAAATTGTCATCGCCGATAACTGTGCTGTCTATGCCGATATGATCTTCAATAATTCTGCCAATTATTCAGGTAGCACTTTGGTCTTGGGAGCGCTGTTTTTCACCTTCCAAATTTATGGTGATTTTTCCGGGTATTCCGATATAGCTATCGGTACAGCCAGACTATTCGGATTTGATTTGATGAGAAATTTTGCATTTCCTTATTTCTCGAGAGATATTGCCGAATTCTGGCGGCGTTGGCACATCTCACTCTCGACTTGGTTCAGAGATTATGTCTATATCCCACTGGGCGGGAGCAGAGGCAGTACCTGGACAAAAGTGCGTAATATCCTGATTGTTTTTTTGGTCAGCGGGTTGTGGCACGGGGCCAACTGGACCTTTGTGGTTTGGGGAGCGTTGCATGCCACCTATTTTTTACCCTTGTTATTGTTGGGTAAAAACAGAGACCATCTCGATACAGTCGCCCCAGGGAAACTGCTGCCTTCATTAAAGGAGGTTTGGGCCGTAAGCGCTACCTTTTGGTTAACTGTGTTTGCCTGGATATTTTTCCGTGCCCAAAATATGCACCATGCTCTGAGTTTTATCTCTCAGATATTTTCCAAATCACTCCTGACTGTTCCAGATTTCCCTATGAGACTCAAGGCCCTCGTTGTCTTAGTGTTGGTGGTGGGGTTTCTGATAGTGGAATGGGTAGGGAGAGGGCAGCAGCATGCCCTGGCTAATTTAGGAGGGAGTTTATCGCGACCGCTCCGGTGGAGCGTCTATTTGTTTATTATTCTGATCATTATTATGTATATGGCAGCGCTGGGAAGCCCCTTTATTTATTTTCAATTTTAA
- a CDS encoding nucleoside deaminase, whose translation MPVGAIVIDKSGQIIGRGYNLAHAKKDVTEHAEIRALRQAFKKTGDWRLDDCQLIVNLEPCLMCLGAIANARIKEVSYFLADPQFGSVESRLTKKQLTKLFPKLIIKKINDAGETKQLLQDFFKELRIKIYI comes from the coding sequence ATTCCGGTAGGTGCTATTGTGATAGATAAATCCGGACAAATTATCGGTAGGGGATATAATTTAGCCCACGCCAAAAAAGATGTTACCGAGCATGCCGAAATTAGAGCCCTCCGGCAGGCCTTCAAAAAGACGGGTGATTGGCGATTGGACGATTGCCAGTTAATAGTTAATCTAGAACCATGCTTGATGTGTCTGGGCGCTATAGCTAATGCGCGTATCAAAGAAGTAAGTTATTTTTTAGCTGATCCCCAATTCGGCTCGGTCGAAAGTCGCTTAACTAAAAAACAACTGACTAAACTATTTCCGAAACTGATCATAAAAAAGATAAACGACGCTGGAGAGACTAAGCAATTATTACAAGATTTCTTTAAAGAATTACGTATTAAAATATATATTTAA
- a CDS encoding PH domain-containing protein, which produces MRKDFPTQKPDEKPVLILRKHWFVLAWPFFKGAAFIVLAGFLPTFGRIGFYIFNSEILTFLYLAWIVFWASYIVYEYLNWYRDKYIITDKRVVNIDQRSLFKRRVSEIELDRIQDISHEINGVMATSFDFGTVIISSAGGGNIELREIPAPADIQDIIFKLVKEATKEPPVTVDELVDFIKKQRV; this is translated from the coding sequence TTGAGAAAAGATTTTCCCACACAAAAACCTGACGAGAAACCAGTACTCATCTTACGCAAACATTGGTTTGTGTTAGCTTGGCCTTTTTTTAAGGGAGCGGCTTTTATCGTCCTGGCCGGTTTTTTACCGACTTTTGGCCGGATTGGTTTCTATATTTTTAATTCAGAAATTTTAACTTTTCTTTATCTGGCCTGGATAGTCTTCTGGGCGAGCTATATCGTTTACGAATATCTCAACTGGTATCGTGATAAATATATTATTACGGATAAGCGGGTAGTTAATATCGACCAAAGGAGCTTGTTTAAGCGGCGGGTGTCAGAAATTGAATTAGACCGCATCCAAGATATTTCTCATGAAATCAATGGAGTAATGGCAACGAGTTTTGATTTTGGCACCGTGATTATCTCATCAGCCGGAGGTGGTAATATAGAGTTACGGGAAATTCCGGCCCCAGCTGATATTCAAGATATTATCTTTAAATTAGTGAAGGAAGCCACCAAAGAACCTCCGGTCACAGTAGACGAATTAGTCGATTTTATTAAAAAACAACGCGTATGA
- a CDS encoding helix-turn-helix transcriptional regulator yields MNYLRDYRVKRLMTQKELAKVSGVSQVTISFAENQLSEPMELTKEKLARALKIDREKLFPPPKKQGKNTAAA; encoded by the coding sequence TTGAACTATCTGAGAGATTACAGAGTCAAAAGATTGATGACTCAGAAGGAACTGGCGAAGGTTAGCGGCGTGAGCCAGGTGACCATCTCGTTCGCGGAGAATCAGCTATCTGAACCGATGGAACTGACTAAAGAGAAGCTCGCGCGAGCGCTTAAAATTGACCGCGAAAAACTCTTCCCGCCGCCGAAGAAACAGGGGAAGAATACCGCAGCCGCCTGA
- a CDS encoding class I SAM-dependent methyltransferase yields the protein MDYRDRFYSKYISTHTSYFHGEISLDKIKKQFPAWQRYFGRFLPKDKNAKIIDLGCGSGGLVYWLQHSGYQNSSGIDTSTEQIGTAQKLGISQIHQADFKEFLKNKPMAYDVMVMRGVIEHFTKEEVLDILDLIYRSLKDGGILIAQTLNAESPFSGRGLYGDFTHETSFTEGSIYQALLVSNFKNIQVFPTRPVVHGLKSFLRAVLWRAIEATLRLYVLIETGSSTGIFTRSLIARAEK from the coding sequence ATGGATTACCGCGACAGGTTTTACTCAAAATATATTTCCACTCATACTTCTTATTTTCATGGCGAGATAAGTTTAGATAAAATTAAAAAACAATTCCCCGCCTGGCAGAGATATTTCGGCAGATTTTTGCCGAAAGATAAAAACGCAAAAATTATCGATCTAGGCTGTGGCAGTGGCGGACTGGTTTATTGGCTCCAACACAGCGGCTACCAAAATTCATCCGGTATAGATACCAGTACCGAACAGATTGGAACGGCCCAAAAATTAGGCATCAGCCAAATTCATCAGGCTGATTTCAAAGAATTCCTAAAAAACAAGCCGATGGCGTACGATGTGATGGTGATGCGCGGCGTGATCGAACATTTTACCAAGGAAGAGGTTCTCGATATTCTTGATCTTATCTATCGTTCCCTCAAAGATGGCGGAATTCTTATTGCCCAGACTCTTAATGCCGAAAGCCCCTTTAGCGGCCGCGGACTGTACGGCGATTTCACTCATGAAACCAGTTTTACCGAAGGGAGTATTTACCAGGCCCTATTGGTATCCAACTTCAAAAACATTCAAGTTTTTCCGACTCGGCCGGTGGTACATGGTCTCAAATCATTTCTGCGCGCTGTTTTATGGAGAGCGATTGAAGCTACTTTACGCCTGTATGTTTTAATTGAGACAGGTTCATCTACGGGGATATTTACCCGCAGCCTCATCGCCAGAGCAGAAAAATAA
- a CDS encoding zinc ribbon domain-containing protein gives MNHSTSQGPVCQSCGMPLRRSADFGTNEDGSKNEDYCRYCWQTGAFTEPKITMDQMVDKVAQMMMEMQGISEDHAIEMCVHFIPKLSRWRK, from the coding sequence ATGAACCATTCAACATCACAGGGACCAGTTTGTCAGAGTTGCGGCATGCCGCTTCGTAGATCGGCAGATTTTGGCACTAACGAAGACGGCAGCAAAAATGAGGATTATTGCCGTTATTGTTGGCAAACAGGCGCTTTTACCGAACCGAAGATCACCATGGATCAGATGGTAGATAAAGTTGCCCAGATGATGATGGAAATGCAAGGAATTTCCGAAGATCATGCCATTGAAATGTGTGTGCATTTTATCCCAAAACTCTCCCGCTGGCGGAAATAA